A window from Chitinophaga filiformis encodes these proteins:
- a CDS encoding DUF3347 domain-containing protein, giving the protein MKHTILIAAAGILSLAACNSNNNQAKTDTDTAQPAQRTSAGAPAATENQQPASPVKEIVNSYLDMKNALAADNDKGTATAGDAMVAAFGKFDKASLTAEQKKIYEDIESDAREHAAHIGKNAGNIKHQREHFDMLSKDMYELVKTFGAGKHLYYDHCPMYNKGKGADWISETKDIANPYLGKEMPACGTVKEELK; this is encoded by the coding sequence ATGAAACACACTATCTTAATAGCAGCTGCCGGTATATTATCCTTAGCCGCATGTAACAGCAATAATAATCAGGCAAAAACAGATACTGATACGGCACAGCCGGCGCAACGCACTTCCGCCGGCGCACCGGCAGCAACAGAAAACCAGCAGCCGGCATCTCCTGTTAAAGAGATAGTTAACAGCTATCTTGACATGAAGAATGCACTGGCAGCTGATAACGACAAAGGCACAGCCACTGCCGGTGATGCTATGGTTGCCGCATTCGGGAAATTTGATAAAGCTTCATTAACGGCCGAACAAAAGAAGATATATGAAGATATAGAGAGCGACGCCAGGGAACATGCAGCGCATATCGGAAAGAATGCCGGTAATATCAAACATCAGCGCGAACACTTTGATATGCTGAGCAAGGATATGTATGAACTCGTGAAAACCTTCGGCGCCGGAAAACACCTCTATTACGATCATTGCCCTATGTATAACAAGGGTAAGGGAGCCGACTGGATCAGTGAAACGAAAGACATTGCCAATCCCTATCTCGGTAAGGAAATGCCTGCATGCGGTACTGTAAAAGAAGAACTAAAATAA
- a CDS encoding DUF305 domain-containing protein: MDKGKNTKHDMHTSHYKQLIMMAVLSFICMYILMYAMVNSIGNVIPNINQFYMAGLMTMPMIIIEIVVMRGMYMDRKLNLGIMGLAALGLVAFFLCIRQQAAVSERQFLKSMIPHHAGAILMCEHANIKDPEIKTLCASIDASQQQEIEQMKTWLRTKYHR; this comes from the coding sequence ATGGATAAAGGGAAAAACACAAAACACGATATGCATACGAGTCATTATAAACAACTTATTATGATGGCTGTGCTGTCTTTCATCTGCATGTACATACTGATGTACGCAATGGTTAATTCGATCGGCAATGTAATCCCAAACATCAACCAGTTCTATATGGCGGGCTTAATGACTATGCCAATGATAATCATAGAAATAGTGGTAATGCGTGGTATGTATATGGATAGAAAGCTCAACCTGGGAATAATGGGCCTTGCTGCCCTCGGACTGGTCGCATTCTTCCTCTGTATCCGTCAGCAGGCGGCGGTTTCCGAGAGGCAATTCCTGAAATCAATGATACCGCATCATGCGGGAGCCATTTTAATGTGTGAGCACGCCAATATAAAAGATCCGGAAATTAAGACGTTGTGCGCGTCCATAGATGCAAGCCAGCAGCAGGAAATTGAACAGATGAAGACCTGGCTGCGAACAAAGTATCATCGCTAA
- a CDS encoding HYC_CC_PP family protein: protein MKRLCSIILLVSYLAYIGGVTIYHHYCMGELVSTSIFSVADAACGKCGMKKHLSEGKGCCTDIAISVKVSESHLYTPGLPDLGPDYCLYIEAPFILLPAPVIQDDGLYTSFIAHAPPFKREALFLQYQNFRI from the coding sequence TTGAAGCGGCTTTGCTCCATCATACTGCTTGTATCCTACCTTGCTTACATAGGGGGAGTTACCATTTACCATCATTATTGTATGGGTGAATTGGTAAGCACCTCTATATTTTCAGTAGCTGATGCAGCCTGCGGCAAATGTGGAATGAAAAAGCACCTGAGCGAAGGCAAGGGCTGCTGTACGGATATTGCAATAAGCGTTAAAGTAAGTGAATCACATCTATATACCCCTGGCTTACCAGACTTAGGTCCGGACTATTGTCTGTATATCGAAGCCCCTTTCATACTTCTCCCCGCGCCGGTGATACAGGACGATGGCTTGTATACCTCTTTTATAGCCCATGCGCCACCTTTTAAAAGGGAGGCACTGTTCCTTCAATACCAGAATTTCCGCATTTGA
- a CDS encoding DUF3526 domain-containing protein, with the protein MYRLAFKNFIRSKSVILALALFLFVGIISICIGKQFLRKQQKAINAVTALQGQQIERNVHHAGDQFGLLMYYLRFAYINKPDAVAALAIGQQDVNSSIQYLTIRGLEAQRYDTDLFNPYNQLTGNLDLSFVILFLFPLLIIAFNFNVLSQETENGTWSLVRVQVRRPIRFILHKLSIRLIVVLALLFLLLLMALFIIGLPVTVHFLAYTVTAILYILFWFAICFLIIALRLTGSISALLLLSTWVLLCLLGPAMVNNYLTLRYPVNEAYDTFLKQRDGYHTKWDKDQDGTIQTFLEHYPQYRHYEWKSPKFNYLWFYAMQQMGDDEAAAMTKAMFEKLQQRVRAASYAALFLPSMQAQLQFTDIAGTGLQRHLQYLDSTALFHEKKRLHFYPKIFGDSAVAGEDWTRHQPEYFHAPNPVSWGLLITPFVLFMLMLGAVATFVFNRMTSNS; encoded by the coding sequence ATGTATCGTTTAGCATTTAAGAACTTTATCCGCAGTAAGTCGGTGATCCTTGCATTGGCCCTCTTCCTGTTTGTTGGCATTATCAGCATCTGTATCGGAAAACAGTTCCTGCGTAAACAGCAGAAGGCCATCAATGCGGTAACAGCGCTACAGGGACAGCAGATCGAAAGGAATGTACATCATGCCGGCGATCAGTTTGGATTGCTGATGTATTACCTGCGCTTCGCCTATATCAATAAACCTGATGCCGTAGCAGCACTGGCTATCGGGCAGCAGGATGTCAATTCTTCTATCCAATACCTCACAATACGTGGCCTGGAAGCGCAACGCTACGATACAGACCTGTTCAATCCTTACAACCAGCTAACGGGCAACCTGGATCTGAGCTTTGTGATATTGTTCCTTTTCCCTTTGCTGATCATCGCCTTTAATTTTAATGTATTGTCGCAGGAGACTGAGAACGGAACATGGTCGCTAGTGAGAGTACAGGTCAGGCGGCCAATAAGATTTATACTTCATAAACTCAGCATACGCCTTATTGTAGTGCTTGCGTTGTTGTTTTTACTCCTGCTGATGGCGCTTTTCATCATCGGTCTGCCAGTAACTGTACACTTCCTTGCCTACACGGTCACCGCCATCCTGTACATCCTTTTCTGGTTCGCCATCTGCTTTCTGATAATCGCCCTTCGGCTGACTGGCAGCATCAGCGCACTCTTACTATTAAGTACATGGGTACTGCTATGTCTCCTGGGGCCCGCTATGGTCAATAATTACCTGACGCTACGCTATCCCGTGAATGAGGCATACGACACCTTCCTGAAACAGCGGGATGGCTATCACACAAAATGGGATAAAGATCAGGATGGTACCATACAGACATTCCTGGAACATTATCCACAGTACCGCCACTATGAATGGAAATCGCCAAAATTCAATTACCTGTGGTTCTATGCAATGCAGCAAATGGGCGACGATGAAGCCGCTGCCATGACTAAAGCCATGTTTGAAAAGCTGCAGCAGCGGGTGCGCGCTGCCAGCTATGCTGCCCTCTTTCTCCCATCCATGCAGGCCCAATTGCAGTTTACCGATATAGCCGGTACCGGTTTGCAGCGGCACTTGCAATATCTCGACAGTACAGCCCTCTTTCATGAAAAGAAAAGACTGCACTTCTATCCTAAGATCTTTGGAGATAGTGCAGTAGCAGGGGAAGACTGGACACGACATCAGCCGGAGTACTTTCATGCGCCCAATCCGGTCAGCTGGGGCTTATTGATTACGCCGTTCGTGCTGTTTATGCTGATGCTGGGGGCAGTTGCCACCTTCGTCTTTAATAGAATGACATCAAATAGCTGA
- a CDS encoding DUF3526 domain-containing protein, translating to MNQVKIIAGHFLKVTIRSKAMVAIYIVWLLLVLFAAFTGYKTYTGGNALLNRFQQQARQSWEANPDKHPHRMAHFGSFAFRLKHPLSMFDHGMESYTGNAVFLEAHRQNTVNFSEAGFSTGLLRFGEVSLSMLVQVILPLILFFLGFNAISQQRENGTLKILLSQGPGFRTLIWGNTLGLFLLALLLLLPVVLAAAWQLVCTRLPAGSFVNVRSGCLALAFLVYLWLVSTVAVCVSAGSGDSRAALLKLLGLWLLMAIVLPKTLQSIGSALHPAPGKIEFDTAVEKDVLQIGDSHNPDDPHFKHLKDSVLKAHHADSVQQLPFNYGGFQMREGERLSAEVYNRHQQQLHDVYEQQNKISSYAAFIDPLLAIKNISMGLSGTDFNAYRHFQHEAEAYRYILAQTMNEWQMKYIGNAKTGDNKPQIIGKEHWTGFPDFHYTYPSIASVTAQQALALLVMSGWFILSFVLIYFTAGSAKAI from the coding sequence ATGAATCAGGTAAAAATTATTGCCGGCCATTTCCTGAAAGTAACTATTCGCAGTAAGGCAATGGTGGCTATTTATATCGTCTGGCTGCTGCTGGTGCTTTTCGCTGCCTTTACCGGCTATAAGACCTATACAGGCGGCAATGCGTTGCTCAACAGGTTCCAGCAGCAGGCCAGGCAAAGCTGGGAGGCTAATCCCGACAAACACCCGCACCGCATGGCACATTTCGGATCCTTTGCATTTCGGCTCAAACATCCCTTAAGCATGTTCGATCATGGAATGGAAAGTTATACCGGCAACGCTGTGTTCCTCGAGGCGCACAGGCAGAATACGGTCAACTTCAGTGAAGCAGGTTTCAGTACCGGGCTTTTACGCTTCGGAGAAGTCAGCCTGTCTATGTTAGTACAGGTCATATTGCCGCTGATACTCTTCTTTCTTGGTTTCAATGCCATCTCCCAACAAAGGGAGAATGGAACGCTGAAAATATTGTTGAGCCAGGGTCCAGGCTTTCGCACACTTATCTGGGGCAATACCCTTGGTCTGTTCCTGCTGGCCCTGCTCTTGCTGTTACCTGTTGTACTGGCAGCAGCCTGGCAGCTTGTATGCACACGCCTGCCCGCAGGCAGTTTTGTCAATGTGCGGAGCGGCTGCCTGGCGCTTGCCTTCCTGGTTTATCTATGGCTGGTCAGTACTGTAGCTGTCTGTGTTTCAGCAGGTAGCGGCGACAGCAGGGCTGCCCTGCTGAAATTGCTGGGCCTCTGGCTGCTGATGGCAATCGTGCTCCCTAAAACCCTGCAGTCCATTGGTAGTGCATTGCATCCGGCCCCGGGCAAGATAGAATTCGATACCGCAGTAGAAAAGGATGTGCTGCAGATAGGAGATAGCCACAATCCCGATGATCCGCATTTCAAACACCTCAAAGATTCCGTATTAAAGGCCCATCACGCAGACAGCGTGCAACAGCTTCCGTTTAATTATGGAGGTTTTCAGATGCGCGAAGGAGAGCGACTCAGCGCGGAAGTATATAATCGCCACCAGCAGCAATTGCACGATGTTTATGAGCAACAGAATAAGATCAGCAGTTATGCTGCTTTCATTGATCCGCTCCTTGCCATTAAGAATATCAGTATGGGGCTGAGCGGCACTGATTTCAATGCCTACAGGCACTTTCAGCATGAAGCAGAGGCATACCGGTATATACTTGCCCAAACCATGAATGAATGGCAGATGAAGTATATCGGCAATGCGAAGACCGGTGATAATAAACCACAGATTATAGGAAAAGAGCACTGGACAGGATTCCCTGATTTTCACTACACCTATCCATCAATAGCATCGGTGACGGCGCAGCAGGCATTAGCGCTCCTGGTAATGTCCGGCTGGTTCATCCTTTCTTTTGTACTTATTTATTTCACCGCTGGCAGCGCTAAAGCAATTTAA